A region of Toxorhynchites rutilus septentrionalis strain SRP chromosome 1, ASM2978413v1, whole genome shotgun sequence DNA encodes the following proteins:
- the LOC129761751 gene encoding omega-amidase NIT2-like has product MASTLKIAAIQLGSFPNKKDAITNAVNQIQTAAKDKGVKLVILPECWNSPYDTKQFAHHAEQIPNGETSKALAKAAADNGVYLVGGTYPEEDGGKLYNTCPVWGPKGEFLGKYRKVHLFEMNIPGKVSFNENSAFTPGNHFFTFNIGDLKIGVGICYDQRFAEFAAAYRQLGCDMLIYPSAFDTYTGPMHFELIAQARALDNSMFVVLCSPARDTSQEYVVYGYSTVCDPWGRVICHAGETPQMLYADLDLRMLTDVQKQVPILHQKRNDVYELVVKK; this is encoded by the coding sequence ATGGCCTCAACATTGAAAATCGCTGCTATCCAATTGGGAAGCTTCCCCAACAAGAAGGATGCGATTACCAATGCAGTTAACCAGATCCAAACGGCTGCTAAGGACAAAGGTGTCAAGTTGGTCATCCTGCCGGAATGTTGGAACTCACCGTATGACACCAAGCAGTTTGCGCATCATGCAGAGCAAATTCCCAATGGAGAAACCAGCAAAGCTCTGGCGAAGGCTGCTGCTGACAATGGTGTTTACTTGGTTGGTGGAACGTATCCCGAGGAGGATGGTGGCAAACTTTACAACACCTGTCCCGTGTGGGGACCAAAGGGCGAGTTCTTGGGAAAGTACCGCAAGGTGCATCTGTTCGAAATGAACATTCCCGGAAAAGTGAGCTTCAATGAAAATAGTGCCTTCACTCCCGGGAACCACTTCTTCACATTCAACATTGGAGACTTGAAGATTGGTGTGGGCATCTGTTACGATCAGCGCTTCGCCGAGTTCGCAGCTGCATACCGTCAGCTTGGCTGCGATATGCTGATCTATCCGTCCGCATTTGATACCTACACTGGTCCAATGCACTTTGAACTGATCGCCCAAGCGAGAGCTCTGGACAACAGTATGTTTGTGGTGTTGTGTTCCCCGGCACGTGACACTTCGCAGGAATACGTAGTGTACGGTTACTCGACGGTTTGTGACCCTTGGGGCCGCGTGATTTGCCATGCAGGGGAAACACCGCAGATGCTGTACGCCGATTTGGACCTAAGGATGCTGACGGACGTCCAGAAGCAGGTGCCTATTCTACACCAAAAGAGAAACGATGTTTACGAGCTGGTGGTCAAGAAGTAA
- the LOC129762033 gene encoding omega-amidase NIT2-like has product MHLFEVNIPGKVNFNENNAFTHGNHFLNFNIGDLRAGVGICYDQRFAEFAAAHRQLGCDLLIYPSQFDTYTGPMHFEVTGQARALDNSMFVVMCSKARDNSQHYAAYGYSAVCDPWGRVMCRAREDPEMLIADLDLRMLNDVKKQVPVIHQKRNDIYELRIKQ; this is encoded by the coding sequence ATGCATCTGTTCGAGGTGAACATTCCCGGAAAGGTCaacttcaatgaaaataatgctTTTACTCACGGAAATCATTTCTTGAACTTCAACATCGGTGACTTGAGGGCTGGCGTGGGCATCTGCTACGATCAACGTTTCGCTGAATTCGCTGCCGCCCATCGTCAACTCGGCTGTGACTTGTTGATCTACCCGTCACAATTCGACACCTACACTGGTCCAATGCACTTCGAGGTCACTGGACAGGCAAGAGCGCTGGACAACAGTATGTTTGTCGTTATGTGCTCTAAGGCACGTGACAACTCGCAGCATTACGCCGCCTATGGATACTCCGCTGTTTGCGATCCTTGGGGTCGCGTAATGTGTCGCGCCAGAGAGGACCCGGAAATGTTGATCGCTGATTTGGACTTGAGAATGCTCAACGATGTCAAGAAGCAGGTGCCGGTTATTCACCAGAAGAGGAACGATATTTACGAGTTGAGGATCAAGCAGTGA